The Colius striatus isolate bColStr4 chromosome 13, bColStr4.1.hap1, whole genome shotgun sequence genome includes the window AGCAGCACCCTGTCTGCCTGCCCATGGCACATCGCTGGTCTGTCTGTGTCCTCCAGAAGCTGCTCAAAATCAGCGAGTGGAGCTGGTCGCTGGCAGAGCTGGTGCACGCCGTCGTCCTCCTGGCACACTGCCACGCGCTCGCCAGCTTTGTGTttggctgtggctgtgagcagGATGAGGGCCTGGGCGGCCGAGGCTCGCTGAAGCCCTTGTCACCCGGGAACCAGTGCTTCTGCGAAGCCACCGCTGGCAACGgctgcagccaggagctgctgcgcATCAACCGCAAGCGGGTGAGCCCCCAAGGGTGGGCACGTGGGGGTAAGGGCAGCGTAGTCAGGACTGCTGCCCTTACCCCCCACCCTGTGTCTGTGCAGTCCCTGGACTCCTGCATGGAGCTGGATTCCCTCCGGGAACGCATGCAGCGGATCCACGTGGAGActgagggcagggaggagacaaagctgctgcagcaggaccgGGAGGAAGGTGAGGGGCTGGGAGCGGAGGTGGGTGCGCAGGGTGGGAGTTCATATGGCATAGCAGAGGCTTGCTCCCCGCATTTCTGTACTTTTATGAGGTTCAGAGAAGGGCTCTTGGGATGCTGGtgtgggggaaggagatggtGGTGCTTCCCAAAGAGGAGCAGCAAGGCCTGGCTCTCAGTGCTTGCTGTGGCTGGGAACAGGGCAACTGAGCATCGCTCCGACCTGTCTGCTGGGCTCTCCCCTCTCACAGATATCGATGGGGAAGTCACCGGTGCCACCAACCTTGCATGCTATATGCAGGACCCTGACTTTGGATACCAGGACTTTGCCAGGCGTGACGAGGATCAGACGCAGGTATTCAGAGTCCAGGTGAGGTTTCCtgctctctcccctcctctcctttctcctcctctccagggaGCAGATGGTCACAGGGTGCCTGTGCAACCTGGATCTGACGCAGCTGCTCTTGCAAAATGCACACTAGGGCTGGGGAGAGAGAGATGGCCGGTGACTTCTGTCCCTGAGGGCTACCAATTTCTTCACAATGCCCTCACGGAGGCAACTGTCAAAATCATTCAAAAGCTGCCCGATGAGGGACGTTGTGGTTTGTGGCAGAGCCGTCCCCAGAGCAAGCCTATTGAATTCTGCTATGCCTGGAGGTCTCCAGCCCTTTTTCCTGGGAACATGCCCTGGGCTCCCTTTTGCAGTTGCAAAAGCCTCTTGCTGTGCTCAACAGGATTACTCCTGGGAAGACCATGGCTTCTCACTGGTCAACCGGCTCTACTCTGACATTGGGCATCTCCTGGATGAGAAGTTCCGGATGGTGGATGGGCTGCAAAGCAGTGCCATGGCCAAGCGACAGGGCTGCGAACCCTCCGTCTTCAAGCGGGGCATCTGGAATTACATCCACTGCATGTTTGGCATTAGGTAGGGAAACCAGCCTCCCTGGCCCAGGGGAgaacaccagcctgagcccggTGGGAGGAGGGTGAGGCACACCGGCTGCCTCGCAGAGGGGCTTGGAAAAGAGATGGAGGTGAGTTGCCTGCCTGGATGTTAGAATcatacagtcacagaatggtaggggttggaagggatctttagagatcatccagtccaaccccctgcagaagcagctccacctagatcaggtcacacaggaacgtgttcaggtgggttttgaatacctccaagagaggagcctccacaccctccctgggcagcttggtcagggctccctccccttaacagtgaaatagttcttccttatgtttaaacggaactttttgtgttccagctgctttccatcaccctttgtcttgtcactggatacaatagaaaaaagtgctgccccaacctcctgacatccaccatttagatacttaaaaatattaatgagatctcgcctcagtctcctcaagactgaacagccccaggtcccacagcctttcctcataaggaagatgctccaggcccctgatcaccttggtagccctgcactggcctctctccagcagttccctgtctctcttgagctggggagcccagaaccggacacaggaatctagatgaggcctcaccatggcagagcagagggggagaagaaccttccttgacctgctggccacactcttctggatgcCCCCCacaatgccattggcttcttggccatgagggcacattgctggctcatggttagtttattatcagccaagactcccaggtctctctccacagagcaggTCAATCCCCCAGCCAAGGCAGGGCACTTTGGGGATGGGGCTTGAGTGCCTGGTGGCCACAGCCATAtgtccccctgccctgcagctgtgcCATGCCCTAGGCAGACCACGGGTGAGGTGCTTTGTAGGGACGTGGTGCTGGCTGTGACTTGCTCCTGTGCTCCCCACAGGTACGATGACTACGACTATGCAGAAGTGAATCAGCTCCTGGAGCGAATGCTCAAAGTTTACATTAAAACTGTAACCTGTTACCCAGAGAAGACAAACTCAGAAATGTTTGACAGGTTCTGGAAGCAGTTCAAGCACAGTGAAAAGGTGGGAGAGCCAGCCCGTCTCTGACCAGCTGCGGTGGGCTGGGAGCGAGCAAGGGCTGCAAGGGTTTTGAGGGTGTAGAGGAAAACTTTGAGCCACCGAAACAGTCTGAGGCAGGTGGGGGAAAAATGGAAACTGGCTGTTTGTAAGGTGTTGAGCTTAGCAGGGTGTGGGGCTGTCTGCAGTGGGATGAGCACAGGGGCCACCGACAGCACAGGGATCTCCAAGGCCATTACCCTACGGGGGAGTGGTGCAGCCAGGGACGGTGCTGCACACAGCTCTGGGAGACACCACAGCCTGCAGGActgagaggaggggaaaagggcaGCTGCCAGTGCTGGAAAACTGGCAGCATTTTGTCCCGTGCCAAACAGCCTCATTAGCCCGGGTGGGCTGTTGCTTgcagtgctgcctgcctgcagcacgcCGCAGCTGCCACAACTCGCTTCTCCCTTAGGTGCACGTGAACCTGCTGATCCTGGAGGCGCggatgcaggcagagctgctgtacGCCTTGCAGGCCATCACCCAGTACATGATCTCCTAAGCAGCGGGGAGCTGCGCCgcggcagggccgggcagcAGCCTCTCTCCCTGGACTCGTGCGTGACCCGTTGCACAGGGAGGATGGAGAGGTGTTACTCATTTAGTTTACTTGACTGTCTTGTTCCCTGTtgtttccccccacccccatggGGCTCCAGTGGCCCCGTTACGTGCAATTACCAAACTGTGAGGCAAGTCCGTGCTGCTGAGATGTCGGTGTTCTGCTGGAGACTTGAATGTGTCCAACAAGGAGGACTGCCAAAGACGTGGgtggggggagagggaggggggagggacTCGGGCCAGTTTGGAGGGAGGCTTCCCTAGGAGCAAGAGCTCCTCACCCCGGCACTGggggagctttggctgctgagGGGAAAGCTGgtttccttccctctgcttgCAAGCCCCCGTCAGTGCCTGGTATCGTTGGGGTGATGCATCTGGCTCGGGAACAGCACAGGGAGCTCGTGGGTGCTTTGTAATGTCCTGACTCATGTGGTCAGGCAGGGAGGAGTGCTGGCTCTGAGCACTGTCCCAGCCCGGGAGAGGAAGGGGATGCACTTGCTGTCCATTTCTCCTGCCCTTTAGGTCTGTGTGCCAAACCCCCCTGGGATAGACAAGTGATGACCCAGGCAAACTCCAAACTGTGAAACTTCCTGGCAGGGTGCTCTAGTGCTCTGTCTTCTCTGATAGCAGGGTGAGAAGGTCTCTTGCCAGTGTTcaggctctggaggtttctGCAGGGGACTTTAGGCAGTCCTTGGGGAGCttacccccaaagcccctcctctgcttcccatcagTGGGAGAGGACACCTCCTGAGTTAATGTGGCGTGGATCTTAATACCATGAGAAGGCTGAGGTCCTGTGCTCAGTCACTTGCTGCTTAACATCATGGTGGAGGAGCCCACAGTCAGCACCGCAAACCCCAGGAACCTTCTCCTTGAACCCGGGTGAAGAGGACTCCCTGGGCTGTCCCTGTTGGCAAAGTGGCAGCCTGTGCAGCAGCcttgccactgctgctccctgccccagggctgctccctgTCTGTGCCACAacccctgggctggggaggtaCGAGGAAtcaggcacaggctggggagagcagccaggaaggggctgagggagcctgGGGCCAGGGCAGCTGCCAAGCGAGCCCAGCACACGCTGCTTCAGTCGACCTGTTTACTGCGTAAATGTATGGGGAGAAAACCTTGTGTATGGAAGCTACAGAAAACGCCTATTTTTGCTAAAAATATATTATGTTTGACATGGATGTGTGCTTTATTTCTGCCAGGTGGTGGGAAGGGGATCCCAGCTCACAGGGCCTGGCTGACTGCAGCCTCACCATGGCTCCAGCTCCAGGAAACAGAGAGTTCCCGGCTGCGGTGGGGTCCTGGACTGGCACCTCTGGGCCAGGGCCAGCAGCTGCTCACTAAGGCTGGACCCTTCCTGTTCAGCTCACCTGTATTCTCTTCCTATGCTCAAATAAGCAAATGTCACAGCAGAGCCTGATCAATAGGAAAAGGGAAGGTTTTCAAGGGGCTGGCTTCTTCCCTGCCTGGTGGGTGGGTGAAGTGGaggtgctgcttctgcagctgaggaagTTTGCTGCACTCACAAGCAGGTGCTCAGGGAGCAAGGCAAGAAATCAGGtccagctccttcccttgcCATGCTGCAGGTGTGCTTCTTGCAGCAAAGGCTGGAGGAACCTGCACTGGGGCTGGGCCAGCTTACACTGGGCCAAGCAGCTGCCCAGGAAGTAAAATGCCAGGATAAGTGATGCTGGACAGTACAGTATTTGGCTCTGCAGTACTGGGATGGGCACTGCTGTACCATCATTTATCCCCAGCAagggctgggcacagagggTGATAGCTGGGCATCCTGATCCTCAGTAGTGCTCTGAGCATCCTGGCTGCTTGCCAGGCATTTTGACAGCCTTTCCCTTGCCCCTGTGCAGGCAGCTCTGACCCtgaagggctgggagcagccacagcagcctgtTCTCTGCCTGGCCCATTGCTCCAGGGGCAAGTGGCATATCCAGGCTCCCCATGGCCCAGGACTGGTTCCCAGCACAATGCCAACAGCATCCCCATGGCCCAGGGCTGGTTCCCAGCACATACCAGCAGCATCCTCCCCACTCACCATCACCCTGCACCACTgggcagagaagagaaagaaagcagcaacAACACAAAGCTGGCTATGGGCGAAGGCTGCCCATCTCCAGGAGATGAAGTGGGTTGCCTTTTGCCCTCATCTCTGGGCACCAAGAGCACAGGGCAGCTGCCACTTGCTCTGGCTCACAGAGCTGGTGACAGCAGCACAATGAGGGGCTCCATGGGCTGTTAACCCTGACGAGAAACAAGCACAGCTGCTCGCAAGGCCAGGGGAGACTGCCACCCTCACCTCTCTGACAAGAAAACAACCCCACATGATCTCAGAGctggaaagcagaagcagcaaacatCTACTCCCATGCCTGCAGAGTTACCATGTTCCAAGCAGATCTTGCAGCAGGTAACTCAAGTACAGAGGACTGTGCCACTGGAGAAGCCTGTAAGGGTCTTGTAGACCAGGCACTTCAGGGCGGCTCTACACCCACACCATAACTATAGCTTAGCTTTTTAAACCTATGAGCTGGTCCTTCACCTTATCAACCTCCCCTGCTCCTTTCCCGTGCCTGGCTGGGCTATGAAGCTGTTGAACTCACTGAGACTTTGAGGCATCCTGAGAAGGGCAGTGCAGGCACTACACCACTCAAGGTAAGCAGATGACTCCAAGTTGCATGGCATGCCTTAAGTTTGGCAACTTCAAGGCTTGGGACCCTGCACTGATGCCCCCTGCACCCTTCACCTACTCAGGCTAGGATATACCTCTCTTGctctgcagctggaaggagaGCTGCAAGAGCCCAGGGTACCTCTCCTCTACAGGAACTCTCCAGGGGGTCCAGCATACTCATGTGGGAGTCAGGCCACTGTAACCTTACCTGGAATGACTGAGGGGAAGATGGAGACACATGCCCAAAATAGTCACCAAGGAATGGTGTGTCCTAGCCTGCAGAGAAAGGCAAGCTGCACTGAAGCAATGGTTACTGTCACAGCACCAACAACCCACCCATTGAAAGCCAGGCCTATGGGTGCTGGTCTTaccacagcagtgcagggggaaaaCATA containing:
- the LOC104555740 gene encoding sestrin-3-like isoform X1, with amino-acid sequence MILCPQSVEHPRGSRCQRLPGQVVKMSGGDPERPQFLFVKVLASRGRLEAVTQQMGYHPQYLDSFLKTQHYLMHMDGPLPFDSRHYIAIMAAARHQCRYLVNLHVLQFLRAGGDPQWLRGLDFIPPKLRNLNEINKILAHRPWLITKEHIEKLLKISEWSWSLAELVHAVVLLAHCHALASFVFGCGCEQDEGLGGRGSLKPLSPGNQCFCEATAGNGCSQELLRINRKRSLDSCMELDSLRERMQRIHVETEGREETKLLQQDREEDIDGEVTGATNLACYMQDPDFGYQDFARRDEDQTQVFRVQDYSWEDHGFSLVNRLYSDIGHLLDEKFRMVDGLQSSAMAKRQGCEPSVFKRGIWNYIHCMFGIRYDDYDYAEVNQLLERMLKVYIKTVTCYPEKTNSEMFDRFWKQFKHSEKVHVNLLILEARMQAELLYALQAITQYMIS
- the LOC104555740 gene encoding sestrin-3-like isoform X2 gives rise to the protein MILCPQSVEHPRGSRCQRLPGQVVKMSGGDPERPQFLFVKVLASRGRLEAVTQQMGYHPQYLDSFLKTQHYLMHMDGPLPFDSRHYIAIMAAARHQCRYLVNLHVLQFLRAGGDPQWLRGLDFIPPKLRNLNEINKILAHRPWLITKEHIEKLLKISEWSWSLAELVHAVVLLAHCHALASFVFGCGCEQDEGLGGRGSLKPLSPGNQCFCEATAGNGCSQELLRINRKRSLDSCMELDSLRERMQRIHVETEGREETKLLQQDREEDIDGEVTGATNLACYMQDPDFGYQDFARRDEDQTQDYSWEDHGFSLVNRLYSDIGHLLDEKFRMVDGLQSSAMAKRQGCEPSVFKRGIWNYIHCMFGIRYDDYDYAEVNQLLERMLKVYIKTVTCYPEKTNSEMFDRFWKQFKHSEKVHVNLLILEARMQAELLYALQAITQYMIS